A window of the Desulfovibrio sp. UIB00 genome harbors these coding sequences:
- a CDS encoding prolyl-tRNA synthetase associated domain-containing protein, whose protein sequence is MPDFAKRQKVYDYLKQLGVEYTVTEHPAVFSIDEIKASGINLKGDICKNLFLRDSTGKRHFLVTMSNDKAAPLKVLQQKLGTSRLSFASQERLAKYLDLAQGEVTPFGILNDDGCEVELVFDSALDGNPCLGVHPNDNTATVWISFDDLCRSVEAHGNRIHLVALDG, encoded by the coding sequence ATGCCAGATTTTGCAAAGCGACAAAAGGTTTATGACTACTTGAAACAGCTGGGAGTGGAGTACACCGTGACGGAACACCCAGCCGTTTTTTCAATTGATGAAATAAAGGCTTCGGGGATTAATCTTAAGGGTGATATCTGCAAAAATCTCTTCCTGCGAGATTCTACAGGGAAGCGGCATTTTCTCGTGACCATGTCCAATGATAAAGCTGCACCCTTGAAGGTCTTGCAGCAAAAACTGGGTACTTCCCGGCTAAGCTTTGCCTCGCAAGAGCGCCTCGCCAAGTATCTGGATTTGGCCCAAGGGGAAGTAACTCCTTTTGGCATTCTCAATGACGACGGCTGCGAAGTTGAGCTTGTATTTGATTCTGCCCTTGATGGTAATCCCTGCCTTGGCGTTCATCCCAATGACAATACGGCAACTGTCTGGATTTCTTTTGACGACCTTTGCCGTTCTGTTGAGGCACATGGAAACCGCATTCATCTGGTCGCGCTGGATGGCTGA